A genomic segment from Glycine soja cultivar W05 chromosome 18, ASM419377v2, whole genome shotgun sequence encodes:
- the LOC114396510 gene encoding very-long-chain 3-oxoacyl-CoA reductase 1-like, which translates to MECCIIARLKTQPLWFALLFVVGLLTILKLAFVVFRWVYVNFLRPPKNLKKYGSWAVVTGPTDGIGKSFAFELARKGLNLVLVGRNPDKLKDVSDSIAAKFRRTEVKTVVVDFSGDLDEGVKKISEAIEGLEVGVLVNNVGVSYPYARFFHEVDEGLLNNLIKVNVVGTTKVTQAVLPGMLRRKKGAIVNIGSGAAIVIPSDPLYAVYAATKAYIDQFSRCLYVEYKKSGIDVQCQIPLYVATKMASIRKSSFFVPSTDGYAKAGVKWIGYEPRCTPYWPHTLLWAVAFSLPEFVVDAWRLWFCLGIRKRGQRKESMKKE; encoded by the exons ATGGAATGCTGCATAATCGCCAGGCTCAAGACCCAACCTTTATGGTTCGCGCTGCTCTTCGTTGTCGGATTGTTAACGATTCTCAAATTGGCTTTCGTTGTTTTCAGATGGGTCTACGTCAATTTCCTCCGACCACCGAAGAATCTCAAAAAGTACGGATCTTGGGCAGTGGTTACTGGACCCACTGACGGCATTGGAAAGAGCTTCGCTTTCGAGCTCGCTCGCAAGGGCCTGAACCTCGTCCTTGTCGGAAGGAACCCCGACAAGCTCAAAGACGTGTCGGATTCGATCGCGGCGAAGTTCAGAAGAACCGAGGTTAAGACCGTCGTGGTTGACTTCTCCGGGGATCTGGACGAGGGCGTGAAGAAGATTAGCGAAGCGATTGAAGGGTTGGAAGTTGGAGTGCTCGTTAACAATGTGGGAGTTTCGTATCCTTACGCGAGGTTCTTCCACGAAGTGGACGAGGGGCTTCTCAACAACCTTATTAAGGTTAACGTTGTTGGAACCACTAAGGTCACGCAAGCTGTTCTGCCAGGGATGCTCAGGAGAAAGAAGGGGGCGATTGTTAACATTGGTTCTGGAGCTGCTATTGTTATTCCTTCTGATCCTCTTTATGCTGTTTATGCCGCCACCAAAGC GTACATCGACCAGTTTTCGAGATGTCTCTATGTTGAATACAAGAAGAGTGGGATTGACGTTCAGTGTCAG ATTCCATTATATGTGGCAACCAAGATGGCATCAATCAGGAAATCTTCATTCTTTGTACCATCAACAGATGGCTATGCCAAAGCAGGTGTGAAATGGATAGGCTATGAGCCTCGTTGCACACCATACTGGCCGCATACTCTTCTTTGGGCTGTGGCATTCTCATTGCCCGAGTTTGTTGTTGATGCTTGGCGCCTGTGGTTTTGCTTGGGTATTCGAAAGAGGGGACAGCGCAAAGAGTCCATGAAGAAGGAATAA